GCGCCCATGCCCCAGAGCCCATTGGGATCGGCGCGGCAATCGGCCTGCTTCAATTCGCAGGCTCTGCCTTCGGAGCTGACGAGAATCGCGCCGTCGAGCGCGTCGAAGCCGAAGGGGCAGGCGGGAAACTCCACCTCATAGCGCTGCAGTCCGCTCACCGTCTGTCGCGGCGTGAGCCTCAATGGCTCGGAGACCTCGATGCGGCAGGTCTCGCCGGAGCGGGTCAGCCGATCGCCGACGAGCGAGAGCCGGGCGACCTCGAGCGCGCCGCCGCGGCGCTGCAATTCGATCGAGCCGCGCGCTTCGCCGTCCTGATAGAGGACGCGTCCGAGGATCGACTCTTCGCTCGGCAGCTTCGGGGCGACGGGCGCGACGGCGGCGCGTGGCCTGGGCTTGGGCGCATCGGCCGGCGCCGCGACGGAGCCCTCCGGCGCAGGCGCGACAGCGCCCGGCAGCGCCATCTGTGCGACGGCGCCGGTCGGGGCGGCGAGAGCCAAAAAAAGCGCCGCGCCGGACAGAATCGCGCGGAAGGACACATTGGACATGAAAGACAACAAAGACTGAAAGACGCGGCCCCGGCAAGTGCGGATCGAGGCCCCGTCAGGTCGGCGCGTCAGCGCGGCGCCAGCACCATGATCATTTGGCGGCCTTCCATCGAAGGCTCCAACTCGACCTTGGCGATCGTCGCCGTCTCCAATTTGACGCGGGACATCAAGCGGTAGCCGATATCCTGGTGGGCGATCTCACGGCCGCGAAAACGCAATGTGACTTTGACCTTGTCGCCCTCTTCGAAGAAGCGCTGCACGGCCTTCATCTTCACGTCATAGTCGTGCTCGTCGATGCCGGGGCGGAGCTTGATCTCCTTGACCTCGACGATCTTCTGCTTCTTGCGGGCCTCGGCGGCCTTCTTCTGCTCGAGAAATCGAAATCTTCCGTAATCGAGGATTTTGCAGACCGGCGGCTCGGAGTTGGGCGCGATCTCGACGAGATCGAGCGAAGCCGTCTCCGCCAGCGAGAGGGCGTCGAGCAAGGCGACCACGCCGTGGTTCTTGCCTTCCGAGTCGATCAGTTGCACCTCGCGCGCGCGAATCTCCCGGTTGATGCGCGGACCCTCCTTCTGTGGGGCCGCGGTGCTCTTCATTGGACGGCGAATGGATGTTCTCCCTTCAGGATGAAACCGATCGTCTGCCGACCGAGCCGATTCGCGAGAGAAAGCGGCAAAAGCCCCCGCTTCCCCCGGAACGACCCGGCGGATGGCCGACGTCGAAAGAATCTCACTCTCTTCGACGAAGTCAACCGTCGATATGGAACTATTCGCGGCGAAGTGGTCGAATTCCTCCGTTCAACCGCAATCGTCAACCGCAATCGGCGAAGGCGGGACAGGATGCGCCGCAGCCTCCCGCTCCGCCCATGGCGGCGCAGGACGCCTCCGCTTCGCCGCCGCTCGCGGGCTTGGCGATGAGCGAGAGCTGGCGCGTCAATTCGACGCTTCCGCAGGCGGGACAAGCGGGAATGTCGTCCGAGCGCACCAAGGTCTCGAATCCATTGTCGCAGGAATTGCAGCTATAGGCGTAGATCGGCATCGAAATCCTCGTTACCGGGAAGAGCTCCTCGCGATTACATGCGCCCGAGGCCGCGCCATTGCAAGCCGGGGCTCGTGCTCACTCGGCGCCGCGGGCCAGGCGCAGTGCATAGGCGCGGACATCCTTCGGCCATTCCGCCATTTGCGATTCGAATCGCGCATCGTCTCCGGCGAAGAGCGCGCGCAGAGCCTCCTCGTAACCCGGAAGATTTCCCGAGACGGCCGCTAAAAATCGATAGGCGGCCTCCCGCGCCATGCGCAGGCGGCTCTCCGCCCCGCCTTCTCGGCGCGCGGCGTCCACCAGCCGCCGCAGAGCCGCCGAAGCGCCGCCCGGCTGCGCGCCGAGCCAGTCCCAATGGCGCGGCAGCAAGGTGATCTCGCGCGCGACGACGCCCAGTCGCGGCCGCCCGCGTCCGCGCGCGCCCTCCTCTGCGCCCTCCTGCTCCGTCGCCCCGCTTCGCGCCCGGCCGCTGGCGGCGGGGGGCGCCGAAGCGAGCCTCGCGATGATCTCCGCTTTTGCGCCGCGCAGATCGAGATCGACGACCTCGCCGGTCGCATCGTCGAAAGTGAGAATATAGCCGTCGGCGGCGTCGGCGTTCTTGACCGCAAGAGCGACTTCGACCAGCGGACCGGCGGCCAGCATGCGGCCGTCGGCGAAAGCGGCGCAGGGCCGCGACAAGCGGGAGAGCGTTTCGTTTTCCATGGGGAATTTATACCCGTTATAAAATGCAAGAGTCAATAATACCCGGAATAAATAATCAGCGCGGGCGGCAGGCGTCCGCGCCCCTATCTGTCACGGGGCGCGGCTCCTTCCGGGGTCGCGACGGAGATCGCTCGCATGATCCGTCGCTTTGGCTTCTGCCTTTTTGTGTGTTCGACGCTGATTCTCGGTTCGACGCCGAGCCTCACGGCGCGCGCGGAGCCTTCGGCGGAGGCCGAAGCGAAACGCATAGAGGCGGATTTGCGCAGCATCCGGCTGCCGGAGGGCTTTTTCATCTCGCTCTATGCTCTGGTTCCGCATGCGCGCACGCTCGCCGTCGGCCGGCGTGGCGAAGCGATCTTCGTCGGCACGGATGCGAGCCGCATTCTTGTGCTGACGCCGGGCGGCGAGCGCGCCGCTTCCGTCGATATTTTCGCGCCGGACGCCCCTTTCGTCATTCCGCACGGCCTCTGCTTCGACGCGGAGGGAACATTGTTCGTCGTCGAGCAGAATCGCATTTCGAGCTTCGCCGAGGCCGAAAAGGACTGGCGCCGGCTCGTTTGGAAGGATGCACGCAATCTCGCGCCGCAGGGCGGGCTCGTCCCCGCAGCCGAGCAGAGCGCCAATCACACGACGCGCGTCTGTCGCGTTGGGCCGGACGGCAAGCTCTATGTCGCGCTCGGCCAGCCCTATAATGTCACCCCGCGCGAAAAGCTCGAGCTCTATGACCGTATCGGGATGGGAGGACTCATCCGCATGAATCGCGACGGCTCCGGTCGCGAGGTTTTTGCGCGCGGCATTCGCAATTCAGTGGGGCTCGACTTCGACCCGGGAGACGACGCCCTCTGGTTCACGGACAATCAGGTCGATCGCATGGGCGACGACGCGCCGCCGGGCGAATTGAACCGCGCGCTGCGGCCGGGGCTGCATTTCGGCTTCCCCTGGTATGGCGGCGGCCATGTGCGCACTTACGAATATTCGCGCGACGAGCCGCCGCCGAATGTCGTCTTTCCGCAGGTGGAGGAGGCGCCGCACGCCGCCGATCTCGGTATGGTCTTCTACCGGGGCGCGGCTTTCCCGCCCTATTACCGCGGCGGGATTTTCTCCGCCCAGCATGGCTCCTGGGATCGCACCATGCCGATCGGCGCGCGGGTGATGTTCACCCGCGTCGGCCCGGAGGGAAAGCGCGGCGTCAGCGAGCCCTTCGCGGAGGGGTGGAACACCGGCGATCCGCAATATCTCGGTCGCCCCGTGGATGTGGCGGAACTGCCGGACGGCTCGCTGCTGGTGACGGACGACCAGAATGGGGCGGTGTATCGGATCGGCTATAAGGCGCCGTGACGCCGCCCAATGCGATTATGTATTGACATTGTCCCTACTCGCGCTTTTGTTTATCGATCACAACCCCCTGGAGGAGAGGCGCATGGCGACCGATGCGTCGAAACGACGATCCGCTGCGCCGGCCCGAGAGCGGCATGACTCCACAGTGAATGTGCGCATGTCGACGACGACGCGGAATTTGATCGACACGGCAGCGTCGCTCATCGGCAAGACGCGCAGTGAATTCATCACGGAAAGCGCTCGCCGGCACGCCGTCGACATATTGCTCGACCAGCGCCTGTTTCTGCTGAACGCGAAAGACTTCGCGGAATTCGAGGCGGCGCTGGATCGGCCGCCGCCGCCCAATGACGAGCTCAGAGCACTGCTGAAGAAGAAGCCTCTATGGGAGAGGTAGAACGCGGGGCGATATTTCACCCGCCCACGCGGCTCGACCCGACGAAGCATGATTGTCGCAGCTTCGACTGCGGCAAGCCTCAGTTGAACGACTGGTTGAAGCAGCATGCGGCCGCGAGCGAAGGACGCAGCGCGAGAACCTATGTCGCCTGCGTGGGCGACAAGGTCATAGGCTATTACTGCATCGCCGCGGGATCGATCGAGCGCGAGGCGATTCCCTCCAAGGTCAAGAAACATGGTTTGCCCAATCCGATCCCGGTGAGTATCATCGGCAGGTTGGCGCGGGATGTCGGCTACGCCGGCAAGGGACTGGGCGCGGATTTGCTCGCCGATGCGCTGAAGAGAATTCTCTCTGCGTCCGAGACGATCGGAGTGAGGGGCGTGATCGTTCATGCGCTCGATGCGGAATCGGTCCCTTTCTACGTGAGAAACGGATTTCTTCCCTGCAAGTTCGGCGATCGAACGTTTTTTATGCCGATCGAAACGATCGAGAGCGCGATCTAAATCCCACTCAACGCCTTGCCGTCATGCCCCGTCACGCGCACATCCAGCATCCGCCCCGCCTCCGCGTCGGGCGTGCGCAGCGGCGTGAAATCTTCGGCGCGGGCCATGCCGCCTTTTTCGGTCAGCACGCGCAAAGTCTTGCCGATCTGCACGCCCAGATGGCGCGTGAGCGCCGCCTCTCCGGCCGCGCGCAGGCGGGCGGCGCGTTCTTTCACCAATGCGCCATTCACCTGCGGCATCAGCGCCGCCGGCGTTCCGGGACGCTGCGAATAGGGGAAGACATGCAGATGCGTCAGCCCGCATTCTTCGACGAGATCGAGCGTGCGGGCGAACATCTCCTCGGTCTCGGTGGGAAAGCCGACGATGAAATCGGCGCCGAAGACGATTCCCGGCCGCGCCGCGCGCAGCTCCGCGCAAAAGCGAATCGCGTCCTCGCGCGAATGGCGGCGCTTCATGCGCTTCAGGATCAGATCGTCGCCCGATTGCAGCGAGAGATGCAGATGCGGCATGAGGCGCGGCTCCGCGCCCATGCAGTCCAACAGCTCGGCGTCGGCTTCTATGCAGTCGATGGAGGAGAGCCGCAGGCGCTCGAGCTCCGGCAGCTCGCGTAGCGCGGCGCGCACGAGTCCGCCGAGCGAGGCGCCCTGCGCAGCGTAGCTCGTCAGATCGACGCCGGTCAACACGATCTCGCGCTTGCCGCTTTCGACGAGCCGCCGCGCCTCGGCGAGAATCTCCGCCGCCGCGATGGAGCGCGACGGTCCGCGGCCGAAGGGGATGACGCAGAAAGTGCAGCGATGGTCGCAGCCGTTCTGCACGGCGAGAAAAGCCCGCGTCTGCCCCTCGGCGGCGCTCTCGGCGCGCGCCTCGTGAGGCTCGGCGAGAACGCGGGCGACGCCGTCCATGGCGGCGAAGCTCTGGGGATCTATGCGCGCCGCGCAGCCGGCGACGACGATCTCGGCCGCGGGGCGCTCGCGGGCGAGGCGCCGGATCGTCTGCCGCGCCTGGCGCGTCGCCTCCGCCGTCACGGCGCAAGTGTTGACGATGACGCGCTCGTGTTGCGCGCCGGCGCGCGCCTCGCGCAGCAGCCGCTCCGAATCGACGTAATTGAGACGGCAGCCGAAAGTGACGATGTCGACCGCCGCGCTCACGCGCCTTGCTCGTCGAAGACGCGCGCCTCGAGCCTTGTTTCGAATTCGAGCTCGACGTCGCCGGTCATCAGCACATGATCGTCCGGCCCCCAGGCGATGACGAGATCGCCGCCCGGCAGACGCACGCGCGCCTCCCGCGCGGAGAGGCCGGCGCGCGCCGCCGCCACCAGCACGGCGCAGGCGGCCGAGCCGCAGGCGCGCGTCTCGCCCGTGCCGCGTTCCCAGACGCGCAGCAGGATATCATCCGCCGCCACGACTTTGGCGAAGGAGATATTGGCGCGCTCGGGGAAGAGCGGGTGATGCTCGAGCTGCGGCCCGAGCGTCGCGAGATCGACGGCCGACGGGTCATCGACGAAGAAGACCGCATGGGGATTGCCCATATTGGCGGCCGAAAAGACAGTGGGCGCCCCCTGGACGGCAGGCGCAAGCGGCACATTTGAGGTGTCGGGCGCCGCGGCGGCGAGCGGGATCTCCCGCCAGCCGAGCCGCGGGCGGCCCATATCGACGGTAAAGCGCGTCTCGCCCTTGCGCCATGTCCGCACGGGGCCGGCGTCGGTCTCCAGCGTCAGCGCGTCGCCCTCGCCCGCGCGGCCGAGTATATAGGCGACGCAGCGCGTGCCATTGCCGCAGGCGGAAGAGAGCGAGCCGTCGGTGTTGTAGATACGCATGAAGGCGTCGGCGCCGGTCTGGCGCGGCTCATGCAGGACCATGAGCTGGTCGAAGCGCAGGCCCGGCGCCCTCGCTATGGCGCGCGCCTCCGCGGGCGCGACCGTGAGGTCGGCGCCGCGCAAGTCGAGCACGAGAATTTCATTGCCGATCCCGTTCATGCGATAGATCGGGCGGCCGGCGAGCGGGCTGGTCATCATGCCGTTCATTTCCTGTTACAGGCGTATATAGAGAATCGAATCGCGACGCTATGGCCGGCGCGCGCGCTTTCTGAAGGACGAGACCATGAGCAATTCGAACGGTGAGGGCTTCACGCAGAAATTGAAGCGAGCCTGGCCCTTTGTGGCCGCTCTGGCCGTCCTCGCCGTCGCGGCGGGCGCCTTTTTCGGCGCGACATCGGCCCCGCCTTCATCCGATCCCGCCGCCCCGCCGCCGCACGCGCAGGCTGCGGCGGAAGCGCCGAAGCCGGCGCCCGCCGCGCCGGCCTCTCCGGACAGCCCGGTCGCTCCCAAGCCGACGCTCGATCTCAACGAGCCGCCGGCCGACGCGCAAGCGGAGGCGCAGGCCGAGGCCATCGCCGGCCAGGCGAGCGAGATCATTGCGCGCCCGGTCGCCAAATTGCGTGGCCAGGGCACTTGGGCGGATGGGCTCAAGACGCTCTCCGACGCCATCGCCAATGTGCGGATCGCCGCCTCCAAGGCCGGCCTCACCGTGGATGGGCGTCCGCTCGTCGCCTTCACCGAGACGGATGACAATGGGTTTCACTTCGAGGCGATGCTGCCGCTCGCCAAGGCGCCAGAGGGCAAGGCCAAGCTCGACCACGGCGTCGAAATCGGCGCCTCGCCCGCCGGCAAGGCGCTGAAATTCCAGCACCGTGGCCCCTATGAGGAGATCGACTCGACCTATGAGGCGATCACCGCCTTCCTCGACGAGAAGGGTCTCGACACGAAGAATCTGTTCGTCGAGGAATATCTCACCGATCTGAAGACCAGCGACGACGATGGGCTGCAAGTGGATATTTATGTGTTCTTGAAGTGAGGGTCATGCGCGGCGCATGAGCGTGACATTCGCCATCTGCCGCGGCCGTCGATGAAATCGTGAGGGCGTCCCCCCTCGCCGACCCCTCCCCCACCTTCCGCGGGAGAGGGGGCTTTCCCTTTTCGCTTCGGGAAGGCGCGCGTCGAATTTCTGCTGTGCGGATCACCGCGAGGCGGCGCCGTTTTATCGACTATCCTTCGTGTCTTTGTCCGGGCGATATTCGAGAATGTCGCCCGGCTGGCAGTCGAGAACCTCGCAGATCTTCTCCAGCGTATCGAAGCGAATGCCCTTCACCTTGCCGGATTTCAGCAGGCTGACATTCTGCTCGGCGATGCCGATGCGTTGTGCGAGGTCGCGCGAGCGCATCTTGCGCCGCGCGAGCATCACGTCGAGATTGACGATGATCGCCATGCCCGCTCACACGAATTGCGCGTTTTCGCCGGCGATCTCGGCGGCCGTCTTGAAGATATGCGCTATCGCGATCAGCATCAGCAGGAAGATGACGTTCAGCAGATCCTCGAGCCTGATGTAGCCGTGATGGTTCTGCTCGGCGGGGAGATGCGAGGCGATCGCGAGAATGACCGCCGAGCGCATCGCCACATCCAGAACAATGGTTACAAGGCCGATGACGCCCGCGCGCCGCAACCATAGCGCCGCCTCGGCGGAGAAGACGCCGCCCTGCAGATAGAGGCTGAATACGCGCCACAGGCAAAAGCAGATGACGGCGGTGAAGACCCAGACGACGAGGCTCAGCGCCATCGCCGCCGCATATTGGCCTTGCGATGCGCCCGACACGTCGATCTGCAGCAACTCGCGAAAATGGCGCTCGACCTTTCCGCTATCGGCCCAGAAGATCAAAATCACGAGGAGGTCCGCCACGGCGAAGAAAATGACGAGCGCGCGGATCGTCTGGCAGATCCAACCGATGCGTTCTCGCAGAGCCGAGAGGCGCGGATCCTGAAAAGCGGCGATGTCGGTCATGCAATCCATCCTTTTCGGTGATGCGCGGCGACGCCGAGCCTGCGCGATGCAAACCATTTGACACATATTAATTTTAATGTCAAACATGAAAATATCATCGGATTTTCGGAGCTCGTCCATGACACCCCGGCTCGCGCCTCTCACGGTCGCCCTCGCTCTCGCTCTCGCCCTCTCCGCCTGCAATGGCGTGTCGCTCTCCACGCAATGGAAGCTTCGGTCCTATAGCCTTTCGACGGCGGATGTCTCGCCGCTGCGTATCGCTCTGCGCGCGCCCGATTGGCTGGAGCCGACGCCGGTCGGCGCGCGCGTCGTCGCGACCTATTGGCGCGATGGCGAGGAGGAGGCGAAGCATGTTCTGACCATCCGCCTCGTCGCCGCCGCGCATGAGGAGGATCGTCACGCCCTCGCCGGGCTGGACGCGGCCGCGGCCGGAAATCTCGCGATCTTCGAAGCCGACCGCCGCGATCTCGCCGCCATCCGCGCCGCGCAGGAGGAGGGAAATCGCTGGCGCGAGAGCGGCGCGAAATCGCATGGCTCTCTCGATATCGAGGGCGGCTTGTTCTGCCGCCACGCCGATATCCCCAAGGGGCCGCTGCTCGTCGACGTCTATGTGCATACGGATGACGCGCTCGGCTGGCTGCCCCTGCTGCTCGGCCATGACGCTCATTCGCCCGGCGCGGACGAGAAAAAGCTCGACGATTTCATGCCGCCCTGCGCCGCCGCGCCGGCGAAACTCTCGGCAAAAGCGCGCAAATAACCCGAAGACTTCGCTGTCCCGGGCGGACCGGGCGACGGGTGGGAGCCAGCGCGAGGGGGCCGCCCGCCGCCCGCTGGAGTGGGAGGCCGCTCGGCGGCTCGCCCGATTGCCCGGCGCCGCTGTCCGATCTCGCTGGCGCTGCCCCCCCGCGATCCGATATGATCCGCGCACACTGCCCACGGGCAGGGCTGGATAACCAAGTCAATGAGCGGCGACGAACTTTCCGTCGGCTTCGAAATCTTCGAGATCATCTGGATCGATCTGCTTCTCTCCGGCGACAATGCGATCCTCATCGCGCTCGCCTGTCACAAGCTCCCGAAACAGCAACGACGATGGGGCATTTTGCTCGGCGCGGCCGGCGGCGTCCTATTGCGTATCGCCTTCGCCTTCGTCGTCATTCAGCTGATGTCCATTCCGGCGCTCAAAGCGGTCGGCGGGCTTTTGCTGCTCGGCGTCGCGACCAAGCTTTTGATCGACGAGACAGAGCATCACGTCGACGCGAAAGAGGATCTGTGGGGCGCGGTGGCGGCCATCGTCATGGCCGATGCGGTGATGTCGCTCGACAATGTCATCGCTATCGCCGGCGCCGCGCGCGGCTCCATGCCGCTCATCATTTTCGGTCTCGCGGTCTCGGTGCCGATCGTCGTCTTCGGCGCGGGATTGCTGATGCAGGCGCTGTCGCGCTTCCCGATTCTGATCTGGGCGGGCGCGGGCCTGCTCGGCTGGATTTCGGGCGAGCTCATCGCCGGCGATCCGATCTGGCAAAAGTTCGGCTGGGTCGCGCCCGAGCATTTCGAGCTCGCGGCCTCTGTCGCAGGCGCGGTTCTGGTGCTCGCGGCCGGCGGGATCGCGTCGAAGCTCGAGGAGCGCGCCGAGGCGCGGCGCAAGGCCCAGAGCGGAGACTGATCGCATGGCGCTCGCGCTGCTGAAATGGGCGCTGCTCGTCGTCGTCGCGACCTATTTCGTCGCGGCGGCGGGGCTCGGCCTGTTTCAGCGGCGCCTGCAATATCTGCCGGATACGCGCAATGTCTCGCCGCGCGAGGCGGGCCTCGAGGGCGTCGAGGAGCTGAGGCTCGCGACCTCCGACGGCGAGACGATCGTCGCCTGGCATGCGCCGCCGCGCGCCGGCCGGCCGGTGCTGCTCTATTTCCACGGCAACGCCGGCGCGCTCGTCGACCGAGTCGCGCGCTTCCGCAATTTCATGGCCGAGGGCTATGGTTTCCTCGCCATCGCCTATCGCGGCTATGGCGGCTCCAGCGGGGCGCCGACGCAAGAGGGCCTCTTGCATGACGCCGAGGCCGCCTATGCCGCCGCCCGCGAGCGCGGCTATGCGCCCGCTCGCATCGCCCTCGTCGGCGAATCGCTCGGCTCCGGCGTCGCCACCCAGCTCGCCGCGCGGCGGGAGGCGGCGGCGCTGGTGCTCGATTCGCCCTTCTCCTCGGCGGCGGATGTCGCCGAGACGCGCTACGGCTTTCTGCCCGTGCGTTGGATCATGCTGGATCAGTTCCGCTCCGACCTCGCCATTCGCGACGTTCGCATGCCGGTGCTGATCGTCCATGGCGACAAGGACGGGGTGGTGCCGATCGCGCTCGGGCGCCGGCTCTTCGAGCTCGCCAATGAGCCGAAGACATTCGTCCTCGTGCCCGGCGGCCAGCATCTCGTCATCGGATTGGTGGATGTGTTTCCGCGCGTCGCGCGCTGGGTCGACGTCGCGCTCTCCACGCCGGGCCGGCTGGAGGCGAGCGACTGAGCGCGTCGCTCAGCCGCGCGAGGCGCCTTGTCTCGCGATCGGCTGCTGCGGATCGAGCGCGAGAGCGCGCTGGTAGGATTCGGCCGCCTTTTGGCGATTGCCCTTGCGCTCATAGGCGAGGCCGAGCCAGGCCCAGGCCGGCGCGCTCTTATTGTCGACATTGAGCGCCGCGTTGAAATCCTCGATCGCCTTGTCGTAATTGCCGAGCGTCACCAGGCTCTCGCCGCGCGCCTGATAGGGCGCCGCCGCGAAGGGGTCGCGGTCGATGGCGTTGTCGAAATCGGTGACGGCGCGTTGATTGTCGCCGCGCTTTTGATGGATCAGCCCACGCGCGTGAAAAGCCTGGGCGCTCTCGGGATTGAGCTTGATCGCCGAATCGAGGTCGGCGAGCGCCTGATCGAGATTGCCCTGCGCGCGCAAGAGATTGGCGCGGCCGATATAGGCCGGCGCATGATTGGGATTGACGTCGATGGCGCGGTCGAAGTCGAGCCGCGCCTGATCGTTGCGGCCCGTCTGGCGGAAGGCCAGCGCGCGATTGGTGAAGGCGGCGGCGTTATTGGGCTCGATCTTGATCGCCTGCGAGAAATCGGTGATCGCCTCCTGGAACTGGCCGATCTTGGCCAGCGCTACGCCGCGCGTGTTGAACGCCTCGGCGCTCGGATTGCGGCGG
This genomic window from Methylosinus sp. H3A contains:
- the infC gene encoding translation initiation factor IF-3; the encoded protein is MKSTAAPQKEGPRINREIRAREVQLIDSEGKNHGVVALLDALSLAETASLDLVEIAPNSEPPVCKILDYGRFRFLEQKKAAEARKKQKIVEVKEIKLRPGIDEHDYDVKMKAVQRFFEEGDKVKVTLRFRGREIAHQDIGYRLMSRVKLETATIAKVELEPSMEGRQMIMVLAPR
- a CDS encoding zinc ribbon domain-containing protein, whose translation is MPIYAYSCNSCDNGFETLVRSDDIPACPACGSVELTRQLSLIAKPASGGEAEASCAAMGGAGGCGASCPAFADCG
- a CDS encoding DUF2239 family protein; the encoded protein is MENETLSRLSRPCAAFADGRMLAAGPLVEVALAVKNADAADGYILTFDDATGEVVDLDLRGAKAEIIARLASAPPAASGRARSGATEQEGAEEGARGRGRPRLGVVAREITLLPRHWDWLGAQPGGASAALRRLVDAARREGGAESRLRMAREAAYRFLAAVSGNLPGYEEALRALFAGDDARFESQMAEWPKDVRAYALRLARGAE
- a CDS encoding sorbosone dehydrogenase family protein, with the translated sequence MIRRFGFCLFVCSTLILGSTPSLTARAEPSAEAEAKRIEADLRSIRLPEGFFISLYALVPHARTLAVGRRGEAIFVGTDASRILVLTPGGERAASVDIFAPDAPFVIPHGLCFDAEGTLFVVEQNRISSFAEAEKDWRRLVWKDARNLAPQGGLVPAAEQSANHTTRVCRVGPDGKLYVALGQPYNVTPREKLELYDRIGMGGLIRMNRDGSGREVFARGIRNSVGLDFDPGDDALWFTDNQVDRMGDDAPPGELNRALRPGLHFGFPWYGGGHVRTYEYSRDEPPPNVVFPQVEEAPHAADLGMVFYRGAAFPPYYRGGIFSAQHGSWDRTMPIGARVMFTRVGPEGKRGVSEPFAEGWNTGDPQYLGRPVDVAELPDGSLLVTDDQNGAVYRIGYKAP
- a CDS encoding DUF1778 domain-containing protein, translating into MATDASKRRSAAPARERHDSTVNVRMSTTTRNLIDTAASLIGKTRSEFITESARRHAVDILLDQRLFLLNAKDFAEFEAALDRPPPPNDELRALLKKKPLWER
- a CDS encoding GNAT family N-acetyltransferase; this encodes MGEVERGAIFHPPTRLDPTKHDCRSFDCGKPQLNDWLKQHAAASEGRSARTYVACVGDKVIGYYCIAAGSIEREAIPSKVKKHGLPNPIPVSIIGRLARDVGYAGKGLGADLLADALKRILSASETIGVRGVIVHALDAESVPFYVRNGFLPCKFGDRTFFMPIETIESAI
- a CDS encoding MiaB/RimO family radical SAM methylthiotransferase codes for the protein MSAAVDIVTFGCRLNYVDSERLLREARAGAQHERVIVNTCAVTAEATRQARQTIRRLARERPAAEIVVAGCAARIDPQSFAAMDGVARVLAEPHEARAESAAEGQTRAFLAVQNGCDHRCTFCVIPFGRGPSRSIAAAEILAEARRLVESGKREIVLTGVDLTSYAAQGASLGGLVRAALRELPELERLRLSSIDCIEADAELLDCMGAEPRLMPHLHLSLQSGDDLILKRMKRRHSREDAIRFCAELRAARPGIVFGADFIVGFPTETEEMFARTLDLVEECGLTHLHVFPYSQRPGTPAALMPQVNGALVKERAARLRAAGEAALTRHLGVQIGKTLRVLTEKGGMARAEDFTPLRTPDAEAGRMLDVRVTGHDGKALSGI
- the dapF gene encoding diaminopimelate epimerase, giving the protein MTSPLAGRPIYRMNGIGNEILVLDLRGADLTVAPAEARAIARAPGLRFDQLMVLHEPRQTGADAFMRIYNTDGSLSSACGNGTRCVAYILGRAGEGDALTLETDAGPVRTWRKGETRFTVDMGRPRLGWREIPLAAAAPDTSNVPLAPAVQGAPTVFSAANMGNPHAVFFVDDPSAVDLATLGPQLEHHPLFPERANISFAKVVAADDILLRVWERGTGETRACGSAACAVLVAAARAGLSAREARVRLPGGDLVIAWGPDDHVLMTGDVELEFETRLEARVFDEQGA
- a CDS encoding GyrI-like domain-containing protein; protein product: MSNSNGEGFTQKLKRAWPFVAALAVLAVAAGAFFGATSAPPSSDPAAPPPHAQAAAEAPKPAPAAPASPDSPVAPKPTLDLNEPPADAQAEAQAEAIAGQASEIIARPVAKLRGQGTWADGLKTLSDAIANVRIAASKAGLTVDGRPLVAFTETDDNGFHFEAMLPLAKAPEGKAKLDHGVEIGASPAGKALKFQHRGPYEEIDSTYEAITAFLDEKGLDTKNLFVEEYLTDLKTSDDDGLQVDIYVFLK
- a CDS encoding helix-turn-helix transcriptional regulator, whose product is MAIIVNLDVMLARRKMRSRDLAQRIGIAEQNVSLLKSGKVKGIRFDTLEKICEVLDCQPGDILEYRPDKDTKDSR
- a CDS encoding DUF2975 domain-containing protein yields the protein MTDIAAFQDPRLSALRERIGWICQTIRALVIFFAVADLLVILIFWADSGKVERHFRELLQIDVSGASQGQYAAAMALSLVVWVFTAVICFCLWRVFSLYLQGGVFSAEAALWLRRAGVIGLVTIVLDVAMRSAVILAIASHLPAEQNHHGYIRLEDLLNVIFLLMLIAIAHIFKTAAEIAGENAQFV
- a CDS encoding TerC family protein, coding for MSGDELSVGFEIFEIIWIDLLLSGDNAILIALACHKLPKQQRRWGILLGAAGGVLLRIAFAFVVIQLMSIPALKAVGGLLLLGVATKLLIDETEHHVDAKEDLWGAVAAIVMADAVMSLDNVIAIAGAARGSMPLIIFGLAVSVPIVVFGAGLLMQALSRFPILIWAGAGLLGWISGELIAGDPIWQKFGWVAPEHFELAASVAGAVLVLAAGGIASKLEERAEARRKAQSGD
- a CDS encoding alpha/beta hydrolase, encoding MALALLKWALLVVVATYFVAAAGLGLFQRRLQYLPDTRNVSPREAGLEGVEELRLATSDGETIVAWHAPPRAGRPVLLYFHGNAGALVDRVARFRNFMAEGYGFLAIAYRGYGGSSGAPTQEGLLHDAEAAYAAARERGYAPARIALVGESLGSGVATQLAARREAAALVLDSPFSSAADVAETRYGFLPVRWIMLDQFRSDLAIRDVRMPVLIVHGDKDGVVPIALGRRLFELANEPKTFVLVPGGQHLVIGLVDVFPRVARWVDVALSTPGRLEASD
- a CDS encoding tetratricopeptide repeat protein, which encodes MELPLGSAVRRTSPAFFRRASLRAGAAALTLLALAGCETAGMLRPPGRGFAETDAADPRAASANIDSLSDVVRRNPSAEAFNTRGVALAKIGQFQEAITDFSQAIKIEPNNAAAFTNRALAFRQTGRNDQARLDFDRAIDVNPNHAPAYIGRANLLRAQGNLDQALADLDSAIKLNPESAQAFHARGLIHQKRGDNQRAVTDFDNAIDRDPFAAAPYQARGESLVTLGNYDKAIEDFNAALNVDNKSAPAWAWLGLAYERKGNRQKAAESYQRALALDPQQPIARQGASRG